The sequence AAAAGCCCAATAGATCACAGTGATAGAAAAATattctctttttaaaattaagtgaATAACATACAAAAAGAAACGTTATTTTTTTCTCCAATACTCGTACTAACCCCAAAAAGAGCATCCCTGGAATGGAGATAAGGCCACCAAACAACATAGAACGTTCCTAAGACCACAAGGCCCAGCTTGAGCACTTCAAAGAGAGGATTCTGACGCCTCAGGCATTTACCAAAGAGATAGCTGAAAAATGCAGGAGCAAAATATGCACTCATCTGCAACAGAAAAaccataagataaaataaaaatgaaatgaaaaatgaaaagtccTAGAGAGTCACTTCCGGCAAATATAAATATCTGGCAGGAAAACATGTCTGATAAAAATGAGAAGAGAGGATGAGAGGATGAAAGAAGGAGAAACGGAGAAACGAGaggaagaaaaatgaaagaaatatttgtCTCTCTCCACTGTCAAATTAACTATACCTATAAGTAAGCAAACCTGACCTAACAAGGAAGAAGTGCAAAATTGCACATTActcttttccatttttcattttgttggtGAAACACAACAGTCATGAAGGATCCAAATATATAAAGCATGAGTAATCTTGGTGTATATTAGAAGACACCTGTTTGTGACTGAGCGCAAGACAGTACAACACACAAGCTACAAGATCTTTGTCTGACAGAACAGAGGCAATAGCTCCAACGGTTAGACCCAAGCTGATGCAGTTATACTGAAAAAAGAATAACCAACAATGAGAAATCAAACGTTCACAATTCTCAATCAGCACCATAAGAACACCATATGATGAAAAACAAAGAGATCAAGTCAGGAAAGCAATTGAAAGGTTAGATTTGAACCTGAAAATGACCATGATCGATTAAGATGAGACACGGATTAACCAAAACCATTACAATATGCCAAGCAATTTCACTCTTGGAGCCACGTCTGCAGCTAGCATAATATGCAATAACAAAATACCAAACCGCAGGAAAAAAGATTAATGCATCAGAGGATAACACTGTCCACCTCATCAGAAGTTTTCTGCGTCAAACAAACAACAATCACTACCAAAACCCATCAAAAAGGAGCAAACTTTTTAAACAAAAACGAAACTTGAACTACAAAACAATAATGGGTCAATCAGAAAAACAAACCCCAGATAGGATTCATGTCCCCGGGAAGTGAAAAGAGCAACAGAGTCAGGGTGGAAGAGTCTGAGTAAAAGACCATGAACATAACTCTGGTAAGCAGTAAGAGGAGGATAATCGAGACCCCAGTAGCCGAGATCATTGCTCGTAGTGTTGGAATACCACTCCTTGATTGGAAGATTGATAGTGATCTCCATCCAATGCCTCTGTGCTTCAAAATCACCAAACTTCGGAGAATTTCCAGCACCCGAATAAGGGTGGAGTGAAACAGCAACTCGAACCAACAATGCGAACAGAGCAACGCAAAGGAATGAGACCCAGATTCCCTTGTGAACCAACCACCAccaaacatcatcatcatcagcaatctctttcattttctcttcctTGCCTTTCTTTGTCTTGCTTTTTGACCCCATTTCTGGGGCTTTTTCTAACTCACAATCAGCGTAATCAGCAATCTAGCAGGAAGACAGTGGGTCGAAAAATGCGATCTTTTCCCATTTTCCTCCTTGAAATGAAAGATCGATTTCAAATCGAGTCTCACGGAAAAAAGAAACCTTAGGCTTGCGAAATTTTGAGCACCATGAAAAAAACCCTGAGTTAGTTTGAGCGAATcgaaaatttgcaatttttcacttttgaataaaataattaaaccactGTGctgttcaaaaaaataaattaattaattaaactactgtgatattaaatattatctttagggttatattattttgacaaaaaatgttagattttatggttggatttttctatttgtatttatgagaatatgaattttaagaaaataaaaaaattgtataaattgtaatttagataaattatttaaaaaataaaaaataatattatttttttattttattattattattactatttttttatattgagaaTTATATTATCCTAAAcatatcatttatatttaaagaaaataaacaaagcaTGCacttgaagaaaaaataaattgaaaattaaatttaaaaaaaagactatttttacttaaatgaaaagaaaaaggaaaagtttttcggctaaaaaaaattaaaaatttgaaacttatttatttatttattttcatcagCAATTGGTGATCCTCAAGATGAATAATTAACTCCAGTAAAATTAAGTAGAAGTCCATCCATATTTCAACTTTGACCCTTTGGAGCCACCAACATTTATCCATGTATTCCCAAATTACGAaggcaaaaaaattgaaaaaaaataaaataaaaaaaatccaccatcatcaaactaacaaatatgACAGTTgacaaaaaaacatataatcaaataaaGCAGTAAccttatgatttaaaaaaaaaaaaaaaaaaaaaagcactgttgCATCCTAATTTTTGTCAGACACTTTAAactctaaataattttttgtaacaATTTGTATTTCAAATTTACAAAATCATTACACGTT comes from Ziziphus jujuba cultivar Dongzao chromosome 6, ASM3175591v1 and encodes:
- the LOC107434554 gene encoding probable dolichyl pyrophosphate Man9GlcNAc2 alpha-1,3-glucosyltransferase, with protein sequence MGSKSKTKKGKEEKMKEIADDDDVWWWLVHKGIWVSFLCVALFALLVRVAVSLHPYSGAGNSPKFGDFEAQRHWMEITINLPIKEWYSNTTSNDLGYWGLDYPPLTAYQSYVHGLLLRLFHPDSVALFTSRGHESYLGKLLMRWTVLSSDALIFFPAVWYFVIAYYASCRRGSKSEIAWHIVMVLVNPCLILIDHGHFQYNCISLGLTVGAIASVLSDKDLVACVLYCLALSHKQMSAYFAPAFFSYLFGKCLRRQNPLFEVLKLGLVVLGTFYVVWWPYLHSRDALFGVLSRLAPFERGIYEDYVANFWCTTSVIVKWKRLFTTQSLKLLSLGATISACMPSMVQQIRDPSKQGFLYGLLNSAFAFYLFSFQVHEKSILLPLLPATLLAIEEPFLLKWMMLYALFSMFPLLYRDKLILPYIALSALFLLLFHARNRSQDERETKPLKTYVTTFFLLCAFILHVVYLNMQAPHRYPFLFEALIMLLSFSQFVILVIYSNAKQWMLKRETLVVKEKKLL